Proteins from a genomic interval of Pseudodesulfovibrio nedwellii:
- a CDS encoding amino acid ABC transporter substrate-binding protein, whose translation MKLFGKLLLTALLLTMASTAMAGSLERIQENGILTLGVSEGVAGFSAPDSNGRWTGFDVDMGRAVAAAVLKDQDAIKFVPLASKQKIVAVSSGQVDLVSRTTTWTMKRDGKQGVDFTVVVFYDGQGFMVKKDLGVTKGAELDGASVAVVSGTTSELNVADFARMNNIKLETVVFDSKKEAFNAYIAGRTDAFTTDVSQLASLRTSAPNPADHVILSETFSKEPLAPYVRHGDNQWKDLVTWVLYGLIEAEEKGITQANVLEMKKNSNDPVVKRMLGASGDIGSFINLDNDWLIRAIQAVGNYGEIYNRHFGPDTAMNIPRGHNDLWTRGGMLYAMPIR comes from the coding sequence ATGAAACTTTTTGGCAAATTGCTGCTGACGGCTCTGCTGCTCACCATGGCTTCCACTGCTATGGCCGGCTCCTTGGAGCGCATTCAGGAAAACGGCATTCTGACACTGGGTGTCAGCGAAGGTGTTGCCGGTTTTTCCGCCCCTGATTCCAATGGCCGCTGGACCGGCTTCGATGTCGACATGGGCCGCGCAGTAGCCGCTGCGGTTCTCAAGGATCAGGATGCCATCAAGTTTGTTCCTCTGGCCTCCAAACAGAAGATCGTAGCCGTTTCTTCCGGTCAAGTTGACCTTGTATCCCGTACCACCACATGGACCATGAAACGCGACGGCAAACAGGGCGTCGACTTCACAGTCGTCGTTTTCTATGATGGCCAGGGTTTCATGGTGAAAAAGGACTTGGGAGTCACCAAGGGTGCAGAACTTGACGGCGCATCCGTTGCCGTTGTTTCCGGTACTACCAGTGAACTGAACGTGGCCGACTTCGCCCGTATGAACAATATCAAGCTGGAAACAGTTGTCTTCGACAGCAAAAAAGAGGCCTTCAACGCCTATATTGCCGGTCGTACCGATGCTTTCACCACCGACGTCAGCCAGCTCGCTTCCCTGCGCACAAGCGCCCCGAATCCTGCCGATCACGTCATCCTGTCCGAAACCTTCTCCAAGGAACCGTTGGCTCCTTACGTCCGCCACGGTGATAACCAATGGAAGGACTTGGTCACTTGGGTTCTCTACGGCCTCATCGAAGCTGAAGAAAAAGGCATCACTCAGGCTAACGTCCTTGAAATGAAGAAAAATTCCAACGACCCTGTCGTCAAACGTATGCTCGGTGCATCCGGCGACATCGGTTCCTTCATCAATCTGGACAATGACTGGCTCATTCGCGCCATCCAGGCTGTCGGCAACTACGGCGAAATTTATAACCGCCATTTCGGTCCCGACACCGCCATGAATATCCCCCGTGGTCATAACGACCTGTGGACCCGCGGCGGTATGCTCTACGCAATGCCCATTCGCTAG
- a CDS encoding SIMPL domain-containing protein, translating to MEQKHTFHTILAGVVLALGIIAGCWVLGSALVDFKAMDRYVTVKGLAEREVAADLAMWPISYSAGANTLPELDAELDRSRSAIMIFLKEQGLGDAEVMTAAPRIQDNQSMMGDRQPAQRYRAEAVLTVRTKDITTVKKGMSVAGELVSRGVMLVQNYEFRPTFTYTGLNSIKPDMIAEATQDARKAAKQFAEDSGSHVGTIRRATQGYFSLQDRDRYTPEIKRIRVVTTVDYFLED from the coding sequence ATGGAACAAAAACATACATTTCATACGATTCTCGCGGGTGTCGTCCTTGCCCTTGGCATCATAGCTGGTTGCTGGGTGCTCGGAAGTGCACTGGTCGATTTCAAAGCCATGGACCGATATGTCACAGTCAAAGGACTGGCTGAACGAGAAGTCGCTGCCGATCTCGCCATGTGGCCTATCAGCTACAGCGCCGGGGCCAATACCTTGCCCGAACTTGATGCCGAACTTGACCGTTCCCGTTCAGCCATCATGATCTTTCTCAAAGAACAAGGACTTGGCGATGCCGAAGTCATGACTGCCGCCCCGCGCATTCAGGACAATCAATCAATGATGGGAGACCGCCAACCTGCACAGAGATATCGGGCAGAAGCTGTGCTGACAGTCCGTACAAAAGATATCACAACCGTTAAAAAGGGTATGTCTGTTGCCGGAGAACTCGTATCTCGCGGCGTCATGCTAGTCCAAAACTACGAGTTCCGCCCAACTTTTACCTACACAGGCCTCAATAGCATCAAACCCGACATGATTGCTGAAGCCACACAGGACGCCCGAAAAGCGGCCAAACAGTTTGCAGAAGACTCCGGCTCCCATGTAGGAACCATCCGCCGCGCCACACAAGGCTATTTTAGTCTTCAGGACCGCGATAGGTACACGCCTGAAATCAAACGAATCCGCGTCGTGACAACTGTAGACTACTTCCTGGAAGATTAA
- a CDS encoding DEAD/DEAH box helicase produces the protein MSTGEEQIVKSILQKFLGDSVPDYILESAQGIVADGGVKKLDLKKRDQYWDVDGQVEGDDFENYTSEVGLSLIDKTINYYCNCPDSFSGVCRHVTATVIKLKKSLDTDSSEKMPIPRTDWRQTFRPFFATELEPEAGRHYIIYRIYPEPGRLQVAFFRARQNKSGISQVQNEITLTQIVENPEWCDTTPALPGVAEQIGHYLDYWGHKVEIPAGLHSWFFRAVKGEYYLYLRESDKPVTIESKTMQLKLSPALSEDGLDFDILLAREDTLPFPITDEEEIYFYGRLPLWVYYKNSFYPVQTGLDPKLVQSMVEKKPIVPHADVSEFLDRVWTQIPVSDLYGQEDFLERIGPIFQDADYNPKLYLDEEGSLLVLKIQNIYENEHGEHVMAGPNPDLQTGSYHDGGKSYLIRRAQDEEARLFAELQAMSFQPRNNHIWFMEQEEAITFLLDFYPQLVEAYRVYGEQNLTRYKVRTTQPQVVAEVETDEEEKWFNLELSVEYDDQRVPIEVIWEAWTKGKRYVQLKDGSYTSLPESWLNKLGHKLKALGFDPEKAPKQQFNQFEAPVLEKILEDLPQAQTDEFFVKLKEKINNFDEIKMIEQPEALQATLRPYQAQGLSYMNFLREYGFGGILADEMGLGKTIQTLAYLQSLKDRGIDGPNLIIVPTSVLPNWEREAKKFVPTLKCLTIYGAKRESLFQHIKGSQLVITTYALLRRDLDELLKYEYVSVILDEAQNIKNPNTITARSVRKLEAGLRVCLSGTPIENNLFELWSLFEFLMPGFLGSQHSFQRGIVKPIKDGDEETLDYLRTRVKPFILRRTKAEVAKDLPPKIETTHYCELVDEQRDLYNALAKKLKDQVLRDVEEKGMAKSQMSILDALLKLRQICCHPRLLKLDIPGVSTNLPSGKFDAFKDLVVDIIEGGHKVLVFSQFVQMLHVIRNWLQIREIPFAYLDGSSKDRFDQVDKFNDSPDIPIFLISLKAGGTGLNLTSADYVIHYDPWWNPAVENQATDRTHRIGQKRQVFAYKMICQNTVEERILKLQEQKKSVAEAIIPGQSALKSLTRDDLEMLFEI, from the coding sequence CGAGAATTACACCTCGGAAGTCGGGCTAAGTCTCATTGACAAGACCATCAATTATTACTGCAACTGCCCGGATTCCTTTTCCGGCGTCTGTCGTCACGTCACAGCAACGGTCATCAAACTCAAAAAATCTCTTGATACGGATTCCAGCGAGAAAATGCCCATTCCCAGAACGGATTGGCGTCAAACTTTTCGTCCATTCTTTGCGACTGAACTGGAGCCGGAAGCTGGCCGTCATTATATTATATATCGTATATACCCCGAACCTGGCCGCCTGCAGGTTGCTTTTTTCCGGGCACGACAGAATAAATCCGGCATTTCCCAAGTTCAAAACGAAATCACATTGACCCAAATTGTTGAAAACCCCGAATGGTGCGACACAACTCCGGCCCTGCCCGGCGTAGCAGAACAAATCGGACATTATCTCGATTACTGGGGACATAAGGTTGAAATACCGGCAGGCCTGCACTCGTGGTTCTTCCGAGCGGTTAAAGGCGAATATTATCTGTACCTGCGTGAAAGCGACAAGCCCGTGACCATTGAGTCTAAGACCATGCAGCTCAAATTGTCCCCGGCTTTGAGCGAAGACGGTCTGGATTTCGACATCTTGCTGGCACGCGAGGACACTTTGCCCTTCCCCATTACTGATGAGGAAGAAATATATTTCTACGGCAGACTGCCTCTCTGGGTGTATTACAAAAATTCATTCTACCCAGTGCAGACCGGACTTGATCCCAAGCTGGTCCAATCCATGGTGGAAAAGAAGCCCATCGTTCCCCACGCCGACGTTTCCGAGTTCCTTGACCGGGTTTGGACACAGATTCCCGTCTCCGACCTCTATGGTCAAGAAGATTTCCTTGAACGTATCGGCCCTATCTTTCAGGATGCGGATTACAACCCCAAGCTGTACCTCGACGAAGAAGGCAGCCTGCTCGTTCTCAAGATTCAAAACATCTACGAAAACGAACACGGCGAACACGTCATGGCTGGTCCCAACCCGGACCTTCAGACCGGCAGTTATCACGATGGGGGCAAATCATATCTTATCCGACGTGCTCAAGACGAAGAAGCCCGTCTTTTCGCCGAACTGCAGGCAATGAGTTTCCAACCCAGAAACAACCATATCTGGTTCATGGAGCAAGAAGAAGCGATCACCTTCCTGCTCGATTTCTACCCACAATTGGTTGAAGCCTACCGTGTATATGGTGAGCAAAATCTGACCCGCTACAAGGTGCGTACAACGCAACCACAAGTCGTAGCCGAAGTAGAAACCGACGAAGAAGAAAAATGGTTCAACCTCGAACTGTCCGTGGAATACGATGATCAACGTGTACCCATTGAGGTCATTTGGGAAGCATGGACCAAGGGTAAACGATACGTCCAGCTCAAGGATGGATCATACACCAGTCTGCCTGAATCCTGGCTCAATAAACTGGGCCACAAACTCAAGGCTCTCGGGTTTGACCCGGAAAAAGCTCCCAAGCAACAGTTCAACCAGTTTGAAGCCCCGGTACTCGAAAAGATTCTGGAAGACCTACCACAGGCCCAGACCGATGAATTTTTCGTCAAGCTCAAAGAGAAGATTAACAACTTCGATGAAATCAAGATGATTGAGCAGCCCGAAGCTTTGCAGGCCACACTCAGGCCATATCAGGCTCAAGGGCTCAGTTATATGAATTTCCTACGCGAGTATGGCTTTGGTGGAATTCTGGCAGATGAAATGGGTCTTGGAAAAACTATCCAGACTCTGGCTTATCTCCAATCGCTGAAAGACAGAGGCATTGACGGTCCAAACCTGATCATCGTGCCGACATCTGTTCTGCCCAACTGGGAACGAGAAGCAAAAAAATTCGTCCCGACCCTCAAATGCTTGACTATTTATGGCGCAAAACGTGAAAGCCTATTCCAGCATATCAAAGGCTCGCAACTGGTCATCACTACATATGCACTGCTTCGACGCGATCTCGACGAACTGCTCAAATACGAATATGTCAGTGTCATTCTTGACGAAGCACAAAATATTAAAAACCCCAATACGATCACGGCACGTTCCGTACGCAAACTCGAGGCTGGCCTGCGCGTCTGTCTGTCGGGTACGCCTATCGAAAACAACCTGTTCGAATTGTGGTCCCTCTTTGAATTTCTCATGCCCGGATTCCTCGGATCGCAGCACTCTTTCCAGCGTGGCATCGTCAAGCCTATCAAAGACGGCGACGAAGAAACTCTGGATTATCTACGCACCCGCGTAAAACCGTTCATTCTGCGGCGTACCAAGGCTGAAGTTGCCAAAGATCTGCCGCCCAAAATCGAGACAACGCACTATTGCGAATTGGTGGATGAACAGCGTGATCTCTACAATGCCCTGGCTAAAAAGCTCAAGGATCAGGTCCTTCGAGACGTCGAAGAGAAAGGCATGGCCAAGAGCCAAATGTCCATTCTCGATGCCCTGCTCAAACTCCGCCAGATCTGTTGTCACCCGCGCTTACTTAAGCTCGACATCCCCGGAGTCTCCACTAACCTGCCTTCAGGCAAATTCGACGCCTTCAAGGATCTTGTCGTGGATATCATCGAAGGCGGTCACAAGGTGCTCGTATTCTCCCAGTTCGTGCAGATGCTTCATGTCATCCGTAACTGGTTACAAATTCGAGAGATTCCCTTCGCCTATCTGGATGGTTCCTCCAAAGATCGCTTCGATCAGGTGGACAAATTCAACGACAGCCCGGACATCCCGATCTTCCTTATTTCCCTCAAGGCTGGCGGTACCGGTCTGAACCTGACCAGTGCAGACTACGTCATCCACTATGACCCGTGGTGGAACCCGGCCGTGGAGAATCAGGCCACCGACCGTACGCATCGTATCGGCCAGAAACGTCAGGTATTCGCTTACAAGATGATCTGCCAGAACACAGTGGAAGAACGTATTCTCAAGTTGCAAGAACAAAAGAAGAGCGTTGCCGAAGCGATCATCCCCGGTCAATCTGCACTCAAGAGCTTGACCCGTGACGATCTGGAAATGTTGTTTGAAATATAA